In Enoplosus armatus isolate fEnoArm2 chromosome 20, fEnoArm2.hap1, whole genome shotgun sequence, the sequence CCCCGGCGCCCCGGCGACTAACCCCTCAATGCCTGGATATGGAAGTGGAGCTCCGTCCAACCCTCAGGCACCTGCCATTCCCGTAAGATGCATTGGTCTTCATCCTAGGACTTCTCTGAAACTATGTTCCAATGCACATACAGCTAAAACCACATTTGTAGCTTATCTTcgaaggtttttattttttttacagaaaggGTATAGGGGCTCTATTAAAGACTTTCCAGGGGCTGATCCACTGAGGGATGTTGAAGTTCTACGAAAAGCTATGAAGGGTTTTGGTCAGTAAATGGTTAATATTCATTTGAATATACCCATCTAAACtcaatcctttttttaaattttttattttttttcatttttacacatcatcaattgattataaaaaaatattttgaacaGGCACTGATGAAAATGCCATTATTGAACTTCTGGGAAGTCGCACCAACAAGCAGAGAGTTCCAATGGTAGCAGCCTATAAAACAACCTATGGAAAGGTacgttttctgttttttacagTTGAAGTTCATTCTGTAATGTGTTGTTTCTCATCTACCCTGTACAGTAGCTATATCAAGGCTGACTGCGctctcatgtttttttgtttttcctcttagGATTTATTCCACGATCTGAAGTCTGAGCTCACTGGAAACTTTGAGAAGCTGGTTCTTGCTATGATGAAGAACCCTGCACACTTTGATGCATCTGAACTCAGAGAGGCTATAAAGGTTGGAACCTCGAGTTGTTGTCTCAGCAGATGcttcaatgttgttttttgtggtcCAAACGACATTGTGTGACTCAGACGGCCAGACAAGTTGAGACTTGAGTCATGGCTGATGACCACTGAATGTTCACCACTTTTACTCTATGAAGCAGGTGCATCTTTGAATGTCTTACTAAGGCTTTTTGTTCAGGGTGCAGGAACTGATGAAGCTTGTCTGATTGAAATTCTTTCATCACGCTCCAATGCAGAAATTCGTGAAATCACCACAATCTACAAAGCTGGTGAGTTTTGATCTTAATATTTATagttttgattcaaatgtaaaaaaatattgagCCCTCTAACTGTCTATTCTCCACCATTGATGTTAATTTGTTCAAATAGTGATCATCATTACATTGTCTTTAGTCCAGcctatatatttttaaaattattttttgctTCATAAAATAAACGGAACTGGATTACATTTGTGCCATGAAAACATTGATTAGATCtaagacaaaaaatatattctaGACATACAGTCTATATTTGAAGAGTTTGAGCTATGAAAAGCATTTTACGTTTCCCCTATCTGATCTTTATTCAAAATACAAGTTGGGCCCTTGTTTCATCAGTTTTCAAATTGCTGATGGTGTCATTCTAGTGTTTCGTGGTGTCTTCACCAAATGCAAATGTTAtgcaaatgaatgtattttctaTAAAAAGCCACACCTTATTTCCAGAGTACGGGAAGAGCCTGGAGGACGCCATCAGCAGCGACACCTCTGGTCACTTCCGCAGACTCCtgatctccctctctcaggTAGCTGCTGCACATTTTACACCTGATTCATTATGAGCTCTCTCAAAACAGATCTCAGCTCATGTGAAGTTTTAAGTGTTGACTCTGCCAGTGTACTCGTGTAATGTGATTTTAGTCAACACATGTCTTACTCTATCTAGGGAAACCGTGACGAAAGGGAGACTGTTGATATCGCCATGGCCAAACAGGACGCTCAGGTGCAGCTCATAAGTTGGTTTTGGTGTTGTAACATTCTTGGAAAGTAATTAGCAAGCCTGATCATgttccttttttaatttgtgtctgtgtctgcgtgGGCAACAGAAACTGTATGCTGCTGGGGAAAATAAAGTAGGAACTGATGAGTCTCAGTTTAATGCCATCCTGTGTGCTCGCAGCAAGCCTCACCTTCGAGCAGGTGTGTAACATTGTTTCTTCCTTCATCTCTTGAAGTTCCCCATAAGACTGTTTTTCCAGTGTCGTAGCTGCACATTTTGACCATTAAGCACATATTTCActtatgttttcaaatgttatgACTGTAACCATCTCGCCTGTGATTCTTGTCTTTATTAGTCTTCCAGGAGTACCAGCAGATGTGTGGGAGAGACATTGAGAAGAGCGTCTGCAGGGAGATGTCTGGCAATGTGGAGTCTGGCATGGTGGCTGTGGGTACGTTCTTtgggtctcttttttttccaaacctcAACCAAACTGAAGTGGCTTTCCAAAAACATGCTGAAGCGTTAAGTATATATTGAAGTCATTCGTcaagatgtttgttttgaaaggctTTCCTGGAAGGACTAAAAATATCTCGCAGATGCAAACAGGCTGCCGTTTGACCTAAATACCTTTTTAGTACTTGAGGATTGATCAAGAGTAAATGATGCACTGAAAGACTAAAGGCTGCACAAGTGTGTCATTTTAAGAATAGAAACAGCTGCATCAAAAAACACTTATTGATCATCTTGGGGGTCAGACTGAAAAGAGTTACCGATATTTTAGTTATCATTTAGTTGTTTCAAATAGGCCACATTAACCAGTTAAAGGAAACCATTGTGGGGTTCATCCAAATGCGTTAGGGTAGTTTAGAAGTAGTTTTTTGCGATTATGCAGCTAACTAAAAATGTGTATCTTGTCTTTTCATTTACCTCCTTTACAATGTCTGTTGCATCTTGTCCCCTTAGTATAACAAAATTGGAACATTTGTCTGGTTTTGCAGATTAATACTAGACTCATCTATTTACATGTTCTCCTTTTTCCTAGTGAAATGCATCAAGAACACCCCTGCCTACTTTGCAGAAAGGCTCCACAAGGCCATGCAGGTACACCTGTTGTTTATCATCACATCTTATTCTAATTATCACAAACCACCTGTTCGTTGTATGGgggcagaggagaaaatgttgctgctgcagtcaCTGAAGTGTCACATTGTGATGTGTTGACAGGGAGCAGGAACCAAGGACACAACCCTCATCCGCATCATGGTGTCCCGCTCTGAGGTGGATATGTTGGACATCAGACAGGAGTATGTGAAGACCTACGGGAAATCATTGTACACTCACATCTCAGTAAGTCCCACTAATGATGTTATTATGACAATCACAGTTTGAGTTCCTTTTTTATGTGATACATTTGTGGGATCATTTGAAATTCATAttaatgtttttgctttgttccTCAGGGTGATACCTCCGGGGATTACAAGAAGCTGCTGTTGAAGCTGTGTGGAGGTAATGACTAAAAGGAATGGAAGATAACACATGAGGACCATATATGTCCACACTGAAACAATGTTATAGGACCTTATATCACCTCTGATGCATGCACTTCAAGTTAGCTCTCCTATGACAACAGTCAATCATTATTACTTTTGTATTCTTTTCAGTGACATGATAGATTTTGTTTTGCTACTGTATTGTAGTAGATGATTGCCAAatagtaaatatatattaatatgaatatattttatagaTGCAGTAGATAGCTTTGTCATTTTTGGGTAAATAGTGACGTAAAAAGTGGGTGCCTGGAAATGTCATACTTAATTGACTAAATTCACTATACTATATAACTGTTCTAACTGTGTCATAGAATGATAATTAAAATATCCAATGAACTGCTAAACTTTAAGTCTGCATCAGTTTATTTGGACAAACAATAGAGTttcacaaaataagaaaaactaaAGATGCAGAGATGAGAACAAGTG encodes:
- the anxa11b gene encoding annexin A11b isoform X2, with amino-acid sequence MSYPGYPPQSGGYPPQAGGYPPQQGAYPPQAGGYPPAAGSYPPAAGGYPPAAGGYPPAAGGYPPQAGGYPPQAGGYPPAAGGYPPAAGGYPPQAGGYPAPAGGFPPQAGGYQSQSGAGGYPSMPPAGGGWGAAPGGYGAPGGAQQGYPGGPAPGQPMPSYPGAPATNPSMPGYGSGAPSNPQAPAIPVRCIGLHPRTSLKLCSNAHTAKTTFVAYLRRFLFFLQKGYRGSIKDFPGADPLRDVEVLRKAMKGFGTDENAIIELLGSRTNKQRVPMVAAYKTTYGKDLFHDLKSELTGNFEKLVLAMMKNPAHFDASELREAIKGAGTDEACLIEILSSRSNAEIREITTIYKAEYGKSLEDAISSDTSGHFRRLLISLSQGNRDERETVDIAMAKQDAQKLYAAGENKVGTDESQFNAILCARSKPHLRAVFQEYQQMCGRDIEKSVCREMSGNVESGMVAVVKCIKNTPAYFAERLHKAMQGAGTKDTTLIRIMVSRSEVDMLDIRQEYVKTYGKSLYTHISGDTSGDYKKLLLKLCGGND
- the anxa11b gene encoding annexin A11b isoform X3, with amino-acid sequence MSYPGYPPQSGGYPPAAGSYPPAAGGYPPAAGGYPPAAGGYPPQAGGYPPQAGGYPPAAGGYPPAAGGYPPQAGGYPAPAGGFPPQAGGYQSQSGAGGYPSMPPAGGGWGAAPGGYGAPGGAQQGYPGGPAPGQPMPSYPGAPATNPSMPGYGSGAPSNPQAPAIPKGYRGSIKDFPGADPLRDVEVLRKAMKGFGTDENAIIELLGSRTNKQRVPMVAAYKTTYGKDLFHDLKSELTGNFEKLVLAMMKNPAHFDASELREAIKGAGTDEACLIEILSSRSNAEIREITTIYKAEYGKSLEDAISSDTSGHFRRLLISLSQGNRDERETVDIAMAKQDAQKLYAAGENKVGTDESQFNAILCARSKPHLRAVFQEYQQMCGRDIEKSVCREMSGNVESGMVAVVKCIKNTPAYFAERLHKAMQGAGTKDTTLIRIMVSRSEVDMLDIRQEYVKTYGKSLYTHISGDTSGDYKKLLLKLCGGND
- the anxa11b gene encoding annexin A11b isoform X1, producing MSYPGYPPQSGGYPPQAGGYPPQQGAYPPQAGGYPPAAGSYPPAAGGYPPAAGGYPPAAGGYPPQAGGYPPQAGGYPPAAGGYPPAAGGYPPQAGGYPAPAGGFPPQAGGYQSQSGAGGYPSMPPAGGGWGAAPGGYGAPGGAQQGYPGGPAPGQPMPSYPGAPATNPSMPGYGSGAPSNPQAPAIPKGYRGSIKDFPGADPLRDVEVLRKAMKGFGTDENAIIELLGSRTNKQRVPMVAAYKTTYGKDLFHDLKSELTGNFEKLVLAMMKNPAHFDASELREAIKGAGTDEACLIEILSSRSNAEIREITTIYKAEYGKSLEDAISSDTSGHFRRLLISLSQGNRDERETVDIAMAKQDAQKLYAAGENKVGTDESQFNAILCARSKPHLRAVFQEYQQMCGRDIEKSVCREMSGNVESGMVAVVKCIKNTPAYFAERLHKAMQGAGTKDTTLIRIMVSRSEVDMLDIRQEYVKTYGKSLYTHISGDTSGDYKKLLLKLCGGND